Sequence from the Aspergillus nidulans FGSC A4 chromosome III genome:
GATATATGGGCCCCGGACGATGGACATAATTGCTGCGAGTGTTCTTTTGGTTTGCCTAAGTGGGCAGCCGAAaaacgaagagaagaagtgcTTTATATTTATTGTCTGCATGATGAACATCCATTCGATCACAGGCGCGAAAGGCTCAGGAACGCACCCGTCCTCGATGACAAATGCACCGACTTTGTTATTGTTCTCAGAGCCGCAGACGCCGTTCGGGGTCTTTTGGTAGCAATCGATCATGCTAGTGATGGTTGGGCCAGGCTTGGTACTACCTGCAACCCCGTTGATCTCTTTGCTACCGTTGTACCCTAATGAAGATCAGTATATCCTCTTTTACCTTGCGTTAGTCTGCCCCCCGTAATGTTAGGACATAGAAATACCAAAGACTAAGAGGTTACCGTTTCCAGACATGTTCCTTCCCACTAGCGGTGAACACGATAGGCCGTGCTTCTTTGAGCGGAGGAGAATCTCTGTTGTCCCAAGCGCTCCTGCACCGAGGAAACAGAACTCCTTCTGCTAACAATTAATAACTTGTCAGCATAGGTCACTATGCACTTGACGTACCGCTCTGACCCAGAACAGCTGCGCCATACCGTCCTCTGCGAAGCTCCGCCTGCCTTTCTGATGCCAGGCAAAATGTACAAGATACGAGTCTCCATCTCTCTCGACATACCGGACTTCACAACCGCAGAAGATCTCAGCACCCCAGGCCCAGGCATCAACCAAATAAGTGACTGGGATAGAGTTCTTCGACCCGTCATTTAACCCCGTCGATTCGTGGCCTGACCCCTGATTTGCACACATGGACACGCCAGTGCTGTTGCGGCCAGGTTCGAAGAACGTAGTTAGAGGGACACGCGAGAATCTCCAATCTAGTTTCTTGGCTGTCTCCTCGAGGtgcgccatcttcctgggTGTTGGCAGGTTTGTAGGGAATGTGGAGGGTTGTAGCATCGCCGCGGCGCGGGCGTAGTCTACCAAATATTAACGTCAGCGAGACTACATTGCTCCTGTAGATCGAGTATATGTGCTCACACTCCGCGAGGGCATCCGAATTGTCCCTGATCTCCGCCGGCCATGCACTCAACCGCATTGTCTCAGGCGTTGCTTCAAGGAACACACCAGCGTTAAGCAGTGAGCCTCCGCCAAGCCCTAAGTCAAATTGTCAGCCTGCCTGGTCTTTGAGAATGCTGCATTCGATTCAGAGCTGCAAGAATTGCCGATGGTCTCACCATGAGCACAAAAGGCATGCTGTCCCTGTCCCAACCTCAATTGAAATAGCTTTACCTTTCCCTTACGCAACGCCGACCTCCTCGCCACGCGGCTAGGTATTGATCTCGAACCCGAAATATGAAGCTCCCGCAAGCATTGCACAAGCGTACTAGGAAAAGAGCCCGCTGTAGAGTTAATCAATGACCATATGAGTACAGACTTTCATTGGATGGGTATGTCTTGAGAACCTACCTCTCCATTCTGCGCCCAGCTCCAGGACTGCGACGCTCTTTCCAGCCCTAGCCATTCGGCTTGCtgcaacaccagcaccgtACCCTGATCCCACAACGACAACATCGTACTCAGGTTTCATCTGATAAGGGGAGTGACTGAGGGTTGGATAGTTGTCTGGTCGATACTCCATCATGCATTACCTAGCGATTTGGCGAAGTTAGAAACGAATGCTTGGGAATAGCGATGGAACATATGTGAACAGCGTTATTGTTTGCATTGGAAGCCAGACTGTGCCCGTAACTTCAGGGGCAGCCGGCGTTAAGATATGCATGGAGGCTCCGCATGTGATATCTGAAACTCAATATTCTGaccatcaccaccagcagcgttATCGGCTATGTGCCAAGATATTTAGGCACTTAATCACATTAGCTGTGGCCTATAGCTGAGAGCTGAGCTTGAATGGCTTGGAGAAAATCTATCCGTTTTACGACTGGTCTAAGCCTGGTTCTGAAAGCGGGAGAGATATGCACTGTACATACGAAGTTTCAGCCCATGCTAGTTGTTAGCATGTTGGTGCAATCGGAAAGTGGAATCGAGTCCAATGAAAGTCAATTACGTGGCTGGGATCGCTAGCGATTTGCTCGACGATCCCAAGTTGGAATACTGCTCCGTAAACTTCGCAAATCTGGTAGCGGCATCCATTATAATCTCAACAATTTTGCTAGCAAATCGGCGATGTCAAGCAGGATACTCCCTATCACAGCCAATCGCAACCGAGCGTCGGATTTGCAGATATTTGAGTTCAGCACTGTAGCCGACGCTGCGGGTTCTTTTGACTCGTCCACGGGCTTTCTTGAGGATGATTAAAATAGATCTTTCATTCAGCTACTGATGACCATCCGATGAGGTCAATGAAGGCCTAAAGCCAGAGCAGTCTTTCAGCGATGATCAGTTAGGTGCAAGTCTTAGTGGCCCAGCAACGGACTGGTCCATTTCAGCCGCACGCTCCCGGTCATTATATATCGTCATTTCTAGTGCCTCTCTATCTCTGCCTCGCGATTTATACTGTACACCCTTATGAGGCTCATCTAgaagtgaaagagaaaaatgGACGTACTGCGAAGTGTCAATAATCGAGCTGCTCAATCTTGGGAATCTCAGAGTAGCAAAACTTCTCGTTCGAGCCCTATTTGGGAGTGCCCGTTACTCTCATAAAGTGCCTCTTGCTTCGGCGGGTTTGGCCAGGATTTATAAGTCCTCTGCCGCCAGAATGGGTGGTACCCAGGTAAACCTTGACGAATCCCGCAGGTTACCCGTCACGGGTCTACCCAGAACCCACGACGGGTCGGGTATGGGTACATTGTTTAACTGCGGGCTGGGTACAGGTTTAGACCATGAACCCCCGCGGGTTTTTGAGTAACCAGTTGGTTTTGCCAAATAAAATAAACATGCTGCATAACCCTGGAATTCAATATAACAATGATTTTATGCAGTGAATAGAGTCTAATACAGAGTTTAAGCCAAATAGGTTCTTGGCGGGTAACCCGTGGGCGAACTCTGGGTACTGTAGGGGTTTGGGGTCCCAAACAATAATCAAAGAGAGCAAATCCTAGTTCAATCCAATGAGGAGTCTCTTATCAACGGAATGAATGGCTGAGTTGTCCTAGTTATATCTAAGATAAGATACAGAACCGGTGTTCCCTTTGAAACCATCAGGATAGGCCATCGGATAATAATTATTGCGTCTCCGATCGTAATTatgggaagagatggatggtTGTCATATTGGGTGGCCGGTAAGGCCAGCCTATCTAAAtaactagcttactaaatgatgactaatcgaggtcgaacctaggggcaggcggtaccggagggcagtatgccccgacagtAATTGCCTGTCAGTACGGGTCCTGACCCTCGACCCAACAGCGGGTTTCGTTATGGTCTATTCCCAGGAGTCAAACAACCATGCAAAAGCCCAGTGAAGCTCTTTGGTGTGTATCAGCCAAGCTGAAAACCGACAAGATCACGTCTTTGCGGCTAGGTGGCAGCAGGAAAAGAGGCTTCTGACAGGTCCACGATCGAGCGCCACCGGTGACGCGCCGGCAGCGCACTGGCGGGCCCGTGGGTTCACATTCCCCAAGGGCACAGATAACAAGATGCATTGCAGAGGCTGCATCTACCCCTGTGGGACCGGTCCAGCCCCGGGACAAACAGGGTGAAAGGGATGGGGGCGGAGTGCTGGAGGTAGGGACCATTGTGAGGGTCAAATTCCCTTACACAATGGCTTAAAATTCGGAAGTAACGGTTACTCGACAGTGGGCATGTACATGCAGTCCTTCTGGAACAATTACTGCCTAAGGAATCAATGATCCGCATCCGAAGATAGGGGTCCGCAAGGTCCTGGCCAGCGAGTGACCAGTTCCCTGTGCGCAGTGGACATTGCTGCTCAAATGCTACAGGCAGGCCGAGCAATCCTCTGACGGTGTTTTGACAGCATGCAAAGACAGGTAGCTCCGTATATGTGGGTTGCTTGAATCGTGGGTACGCCAGTAGTATATGCAATTCCACTTTCAAGCATGTTGCTAACATTTTTGGAAGCAAAGAGCCGAAAATACTCAGACAGGGAATCTCTGCGCGTGGGGCTCTTGTGTACTGGCCTAGTTCATATAAGTTATTTAGCCTGCAGTATTTTGGAATATTGCATGGAATCGCGTGCCCTGTTTTTGAAAGAGCTTCCATAACTAGAAGCCCTAGAGATCGAGAATCAACCGAAATAAACGGTGAATCGGTAGCATCAATAAGACAACAACTGAGGACCTAAGGAGGTGTCCCCGCCTCAATGACCATTTTTGCAGCTCGATCAATCGCCCCTTCCTGCTCCCGAATCCCAAATAAATCAGCTGCAACAAAAGTATCATGCGGCGCATTATCAATCTCCACAAACTCAACCCTACACCCTCTCTTTTTCAGATTAGTCATAAACTCAACGTGGGAATCATACAACACCTCCGCACGCCCGGTCTGGATAAAGATCGGCACCTCCATCTGAAACTCCTGTCCCAGTGGGCTGATGTATGGATAGAATGGGTGCTCCCTATTCCACCCGTCTGGAATGTAACAGCGTACGCCCCAGTCACCCAACGCGTCAAAGAGAAAGTCGGTTGAGACGTTGCGGTGACGGTCGTATTGGCTGCTTCCTGGGGTGCCGAGATCAACCCAGGGGCTCCAGAGTAGGACCGCGCGCGGAAGCGGGAGGTGATGATCTGCAGCCTCGTTCTTGATGTATCGTAGAAATGCAATGACCAGATTCCCGCCTGCTGAATCCCCCGAGAGCACGATGTTCTCGGGGGCCACGTCAAGCGTGTACAGGAGATATGTGTAAGCCGTGACCGCGTCCTGGAGAGCGGCAGGGAAGCACGTAGTGCGATCACGTGAATTCGACAGTCGGTACTGGGGCATCAGGACCGGGCAGTCCAGGTCCTTGCTCAATGCAATGGGACCTGAGCAGAATGCGTCTGCGGGGCGAGCGCCCCCGAGCACGAATGCGCCGCCATGGAAATGGAGGACAACCAGCCTGGGCGTCTTGCCTACCGGTGGCGGAGCTTCATACCAGAAGCCAGCAATCGGGGCCGGGTTGATGGCTGGGTTGCTAGCGAGGACACTGACGTAAGGGGAGGAGTAACGGTGCTCGATCTTCTCTGGATCGATGAACACAAAGCGCGCCTTGTCTGCGCCTGGTTCAAGCGTTTTGGGAAGCTGGAATTCTACTGCAGTCGCAAAATAAAACCAGAATCTCATCAGCCTCGTCGTCAATGCCAGGCGGTAAGTTCGGCCGGATCGGTTCGATGGTGGAAGGTAGTAAAGGGCAGCAACCAGGACGCGCAGTGGCAAAGTTGAGAGGTAATATACTGTGAAGAGAAACTTGAAAGGGTGGCGGGTAAAAAGAGACGGCGACGCCATGATGAGAAGATTGAAAACTCGTGAGATGTAAGGCTTAGCTCAAGGGAATCGACTTTACCCAAAGATGGTTCTTATATGTTCAGCCAGAGTCGAGCGGGGAACAAGCAAGGCCGCAAGGCTGCAAAGCTGACAGACTAGTGCGGCTGAAGCAACGAGCTTCGGAAACTGAACACCTAAACAGCGCTCGGCAGGTGACGGAAAATTTATGACTAATAACGCAAACCTACAGGGCTGATGCCGCTGGGAACGAGGACGAGTGTATGTGTTCGCAGCTAGGGCTCTGGGCAAGATGCGGCAATCAGGTTCGTGTATAACCTGGAGCTCTTCAATCGTTGCAAGTGCCTGCTGAAATGTGGGGTATTTGAAATACGTACACCGAGGCTGAGCTAATTAGGACGCTCTCGCTTTCAGCTACTTCTGTTTATTCAATGAGAACCCCGGCAGCGAATCTCGTCAAGAGTGGCCTTGCTTAGGGCATGACGATGATTTTAGTGCAGAATGGTGCAGAACCCGTCTCCGCTCTGGAAAGAATTGAGCTTAACGAGCATGGAGCAGCTAAGTACTAAGAAAAGTCTGTCCGACTAGGGCAGGACAGGACGGAGTTTATCTGGCACGATGATCAGGTTCAGACAAGGCACGAGGTCAGGGGAGTTGCTCGgacctgctcctgcttttAACAGAGACGAAAGGTCAGGTACAGGTAGTTGAACTTCAATCTTTGTGTGCACAAATGCTGACTCGCTGATACAGGTCCTAACCCAACGGTTTTCGAGTGTGGAGTGACTGAGGGCTGCAGTTATCAGGAGAAGGTCTATTGGTCCCCATCTCCCTTGGCATTTATCTGACAGTTAGCCATACGCAACCTAGCTCTGACCTGATTAATGCAAATCAGTACCCACGCCGCTGGCCGATCTAGTTTGGCGAATTCGTGCTGGAGGCGGAATGTCAGCAAGTCAAGAATCAACTATCTCGAAAGCATACATAGGAGGTATAAGCCTTAGTCTGCAGTAGGAAGACCTGGCTCGGAGTCTGACAACGACGAATCCCCTGAAGCCACTTAGGAGAAAGAGTATATGCAGCACCTGGCCATCGTGTTGGGGCCCCAGGTTTACCAAAAGTTGACTTCCAAGGCCAAATATTAGTGATCCTAACAAATATTACCCTGTCAGACAGTAATCACAGCCACGGTCAGCGTTGTCACTTTGTAGTGGTGCGCACTATCCGAGCACATAAACAAGAATTTCTTCGGGGGATGGACCTACAAAAGCACAGAGTATTCGGAGGAGCCAGTTATAGAGAATGAGTTGTAGACGGCGGTTATATGTTAGGATCGGGCCATCCAGCCTTTGAGATTTTCCAGCTTTTTCAGGTGTAAAGCAAAGGTTATATTGGCTCATTCGTCTGGGTGAATCACTTCCGTGTTGTATAACACGGCCTATACTAGCACCAGTAGTCGATACCCGACCGACGTTATCGCAAGGGCGATTAGACCCTTCCAGCTATCTTGATCTTCATAGATACGGTATCCAAGTAATTGTGCAACCTAATCAATAGGACTGCATCTCGTGTTGACTCTTATAGAATTGGAGAACCTCAGCACTCTCCAACGTCTCCGTTCTCTCAGCGCATTTTTTGA
This genomic interval carries:
- a CDS encoding uncharacterized protein (transcript_id=CADANIAT00005356), with translation MASPSLFTRHPFKFLFTVYYLSTLPLRVLVAALYYLPPSNRSGRTYRLALTTRLMRFWFYFATAVEFQLPKTLEPGADKARFVFIDPEKIEHRYSSPYVSVLASNPAINPAPIAGFWYEAPPPVGKTPRLVVLHFHGGAFVLGGARPADAFCSGPIALSKDLDCPVLMPQYRLSNSRDRTTCFPAALQDAVTAYTYLLYTLDVAPENIVLSGDSAGGNLVIAFLRYIKNEAADHHLPLPRAVLLWSPWVDLGTPGSSQYDRHRNVSTDFLFDALGDWGVRCYIPDGWNREHPFYPYISPLGQEFQMEVPIFIQTGRAEVLYDSHVEFMTNLKKRGCRVEFVEIDNAPHDTFVAADLFGIREQEGAIDRAAKMVIEAGTPP